One Streptomyces sp. NBC_00102 DNA segment encodes these proteins:
- a CDS encoding DNA cytosine methyltransferase: MPILELFAGYGGLGLAVESLTGERVRFVAENDQYASQILAERYPDAPNLGDVTEIDWASLIGVVDIITAGFPCQGISNAGLRRGFEDERSATWFNVIEAIRVLRPRIVFLENVAAIRGRGLAEVLGGLASAGYDAKWCCYRASAAGAPHHRDRWFCVAVPENPDSEPWGEWRRTASGQAPWYEFDSPSRGGGGESSSRKQPHGSTLADEVCFLLPHSDRLRRIGRAGWLEEQTRGPESPDSCHSPAAWWGNYLPVIRRWERLTGVHAPAPTEIGPRGGIRVTAAFAEWLMGLSPQWVTGVPGLTRGQQLKAIGNGVCPPQAYAAYRHLLMGGA, encoded by the coding sequence ATGCCCATCCTGGAGCTTTTCGCGGGGTACGGGGGGCTCGGCCTGGCGGTCGAGAGCCTCACCGGGGAACGCGTGCGTTTCGTCGCTGAGAACGACCAGTACGCGTCACAGATTCTCGCCGAGCGTTATCCCGACGCGCCAAATCTGGGTGATGTCACGGAAATTGACTGGGCATCACTAATTGGCGTGGTCGACATCATCACCGCCGGGTTCCCCTGCCAGGGAATCAGTAATGCGGGTCTACGTAGAGGATTTGAAGATGAGCGCTCGGCAACTTGGTTCAACGTCATTGAAGCCATTCGCGTACTACGACCGCGAATTGTTTTTTTGGAAAACGTCGCCGCAATCAGAGGGCGCGGGCTCGCGGAAGTACTCGGGGGCTTGGCCTCGGCAGGGTACGACGCTAAATGGTGCTGCTATCGCGCGTCCGCCGCTGGAGCCCCCCACCATAGAGACCGCTGGTTCTGCGTCGCAGTGCCTGAAAACCCCGACAGCGAACCTTGGGGTGAATGGCGGCGCACAGCATCCGGACAAGCGCCGTGGTATGAATTCGATTCCCCCTCGCGGGGGGGGGGGGGGGAATCATCCTCCCGTAAGCAGCCCCACGGAAGCACGCTCGCCGATGAAGTGTGCTTTCTTCTTCCCCACTCCGACCGTCTCAGACGCATTGGGCGGGCCGGGTGGCTCGAAGAACAGACGCGGGGGCCCGAATCTCCGGACTCTTGTCATTCTCCTGCCGCATGGTGGGGGAACTACCTCCCCGTAATTCGCCGCTGGGAGCGTCTCACCGGAGTCCACGCGCCTGCCCCTACCGAGATTGGCCCCCGTGGCGGAATTCGCGTCACAGCCGCATTCGCTGAGTGGCTCATGGGGCTTTCTCCGCAGTGGGTTACCGGTGTTCCCGGACTAACCCGGGGACAGCAGCTTAAGGCCATTGGGAACGGTGTCTGCCCGCCTCAAGCCTATGCGGCCTACCGGCACTTGCTTATGGGCGGAGCCTAA
- a CDS encoding DNA cytosine methyltransferase yields the protein MPILELCAGYGGVGLAVESLTGDRVAFVADNSAAASAVLAERFSVPNLGDISTADWGSVAESVNVLTAGFPCQDISTAGRGAGIHGERSGVWKYVVAAICRVRPEFVFLENVAAIRRRGLDVVLGDLAASGYDAAWCCLRASAIGAPHQRDRWFCVARLSDSGHRSKPQWARTPRGQSGERPAIGGEPRRGGEKFADLYSPSGWWGDRADRIRTWEKVTGFPAPRPTVLDHRGRLLLAPEFTEWLMGLAPRWVTGIPGLTRTEQLHIIGNGVVPLQARTAYAHLLKTLGDA from the coding sequence GTGCCGATTCTCGAATTGTGCGCCGGCTACGGAGGCGTCGGGTTGGCTGTTGAATCGCTCACCGGCGACCGCGTGGCTTTCGTTGCAGACAACTCCGCCGCTGCTTCTGCGGTGCTCGCGGAGCGGTTCTCGGTACCGAACCTCGGTGACATTAGTACCGCCGATTGGGGGTCGGTTGCCGAGAGCGTTAACGTCCTCACTGCCGGTTTCCCCTGCCAGGACATCAGTACCGCAGGGAGGGGAGCGGGAATCCATGGGGAGCGCTCGGGGGTCTGGAAATACGTTGTCGCTGCCATTTGCCGAGTTCGACCAGAGTTCGTGTTCCTGGAGAACGTCGCAGCTATCCGTAGAAGGGGCCTTGACGTTGTTCTTGGGGATTTGGCCGCGAGCGGGTACGACGCGGCGTGGTGCTGCCTCCGAGCGTCCGCAATTGGCGCCCCACACCAGCGCGACCGGTGGTTCTGCGTCGCTCGGCTTTCCGACTCCGGACACCGGAGTAAGCCCCAATGGGCACGGACGCCGAGGGGGCAAAGCGGGGAACGGCCGGCAATCGGGGGCGAGCCTCGACGTGGTGGCGAAAAGTTTGCCGATCTCTACTCTCCTAGCGGTTGGTGGGGCGATCGCGCCGACCGAATCCGCACGTGGGAGAAAGTGACGGGATTCCCTGCCCCACGCCCGACCGTGCTCGACCATCGGGGCCGGCTGCTACTCGCACCGGAATTTACAGAATGGCTAATGGGCCTTGCGCCGCGATGGGTGACCGGAATTCCCGGACTCACGCGGACCGAACAGCTTCACATCATCGGTAACGGTGTGGTGCCGCTACAGGCACGCACCGCCTATGCACATCTATTGAAGACACTGGGGGACGCGTGA
- a CDS encoding phage/plasmid primase, P4 family produces the protein MLLADLLGRFSGVVDHQDGGYAALCPAHPDSRPSLRLWRGEDLKVRLTCRAGCATTDVIASVRLSWSDLFDVTGPGATVPAKRPELVPVALVASLGRYVDQTADALALGSGEWPERARRYVADRFGLDPDTAAELRLGVDQGADPTEFVHRSRAFLAFPRLTVPLVGWDGAARGLQGRDLTGRCPGRWLSLTNPKGHHWATWGVLRGAGGWGTVLITEGPGDGLTAVAVGYDAAVVRGASLAGSPELVQELAEGLRGSLVILCGDNDRAGNGFSARLAEGLAAHGVTALVLDIPHQGDDLTDWRARNPSAFPAELHRAVKAARPARDTAERQAAARTAELATRTGADTVSRDQGAEAADILAKLVSQYGESDAMNAHALVAWSGGRIRYASGLGFHTWDGRVWVRSDMRVRQEIHRMGAALVLAGQNQLARGFTMTSRIDALLTELCSVPNVSIATTDFDDRPDLLNFRNGTVDLRTGRLRPHDQADLLTYGLEIDYDPNAQCPRWESFLAEIFPNMPELPAYIQRLIGYGITGHTTEQAFAVLWGKGANGKSVLVDTVTSVFRAITRTTPFATFEERKSGGIPNDVAALRGSRLVMASEGEAGKAMSESILKRVTGKDMISARFLRQEYFEFKPSFLLLLATNHKPKFRSQDEGLWRRVKLLPFKRWFAPEERDPDLDRTLLGEAEGIAAWAVRGAVDWFADGLQDPQVITGASQEYRETSDPLAGFLPGVLERCDESTLISGNAAFNSYLEWCTAENLPAKEQWTRRAFYDAMEERGAVRKKTNKGIALGGLRLADDGPEPGGPGIFRT, from the coding sequence GTGCTGCTCGCTGATCTGCTCGGGCGGTTCTCCGGGGTCGTCGACCACCAGGACGGGGGGTATGCCGCTCTGTGCCCCGCGCATCCGGATTCGCGTCCATCGCTACGGCTCTGGCGCGGGGAAGATCTCAAGGTTCGGCTTACGTGCCGCGCCGGCTGCGCGACCACAGACGTGATCGCATCCGTACGGCTGTCCTGGTCGGACCTGTTCGACGTGACCGGCCCCGGAGCGACGGTTCCGGCCAAGCGACCCGAGCTGGTTCCCGTCGCCCTGGTGGCCTCGCTCGGCCGGTACGTCGACCAGACGGCGGACGCCCTTGCCCTCGGCTCCGGGGAGTGGCCCGAGCGGGCCCGCCGGTACGTGGCCGACCGCTTCGGGCTCGACCCGGACACCGCTGCGGAACTCCGGCTCGGCGTCGACCAGGGCGCCGACCCCACCGAGTTCGTGCACCGCTCCCGCGCGTTCCTGGCGTTCCCCCGGCTTACGGTGCCGCTGGTCGGGTGGGACGGGGCCGCACGGGGTCTACAGGGGCGGGACCTGACCGGCCGGTGTCCGGGCCGGTGGCTCTCCCTCACGAACCCCAAGGGGCATCACTGGGCTACGTGGGGCGTTCTGCGAGGCGCCGGCGGGTGGGGCACCGTTCTCATTACCGAGGGCCCCGGGGACGGGCTCACAGCTGTTGCGGTGGGCTATGACGCGGCGGTCGTGCGCGGTGCCTCGCTCGCCGGCTCGCCCGAGCTGGTGCAGGAACTCGCCGAGGGTCTGCGGGGCTCGCTGGTCATCCTGTGCGGCGACAACGACCGTGCGGGCAACGGGTTTTCGGCACGGCTCGCCGAGGGACTGGCAGCCCACGGAGTCACGGCCCTGGTGCTCGACATTCCCCACCAGGGCGACGACTTGACCGACTGGCGGGCGCGAAACCCGAGCGCGTTCCCCGCCGAACTGCACCGCGCTGTGAAGGCGGCCCGACCCGCGAGAGACACCGCCGAACGCCAAGCGGCAGCCCGTACTGCCGAGTTGGCGACCCGGACTGGGGCCGACACCGTGTCCCGCGACCAGGGCGCGGAAGCGGCGGACATCCTCGCCAAGCTGGTTTCGCAGTACGGCGAGAGCGACGCCATGAACGCTCACGCGCTGGTCGCGTGGTCGGGCGGGCGCATCCGGTACGCCTCGGGGCTCGGGTTCCACACGTGGGACGGGCGCGTGTGGGTGCGCTCGGACATGCGGGTACGGCAGGAAATCCACCGCATGGGGGCCGCGCTGGTCCTCGCGGGGCAAAACCAGTTGGCACGCGGGTTCACGATGACTTCCCGCATCGACGCGCTGCTGACGGAGTTGTGTTCCGTTCCCAACGTATCCATTGCGACAACCGACTTTGACGACCGCCCCGACCTCTTGAACTTCCGCAACGGCACAGTCGATTTGCGCACGGGTCGGCTCCGCCCGCACGACCAGGCCGACCTACTGACGTACGGGCTCGAAATCGACTACGACCCCAACGCGCAGTGCCCTAGGTGGGAATCCTTCCTCGCTGAGATCTTCCCGAACATGCCCGAGTTGCCCGCGTACATTCAGCGGCTCATCGGCTACGGGATCACCGGCCACACCACGGAACAGGCATTCGCAGTTTTGTGGGGCAAGGGCGCCAACGGAAAGAGCGTGCTGGTGGACACCGTGACTTCCGTGTTTCGTGCCATCACGCGCACCACCCCGTTTGCCACGTTCGAGGAACGCAAGAGCGGCGGCATTCCCAACGATGTTGCAGCGCTGCGCGGTTCACGTCTCGTCATGGCGTCCGAGGGGGAGGCAGGCAAGGCAATGTCGGAATCCATCCTTAAGCGGGTCACCGGTAAGGACATGATCTCGGCAAGGTTCCTGCGGCAAGAGTACTTTGAATTCAAGCCTTCCTTTCTGCTGCTACTCGCTACGAATCATAAGCCCAAGTTCAGGTCACAGGATGAAGGGCTTTGGCGTCGGGTCAAACTGCTGCCTTTCAAGCGGTGGTTTGCCCCCGAAGAGCGAGACCCGGACTTGGACCGGACGCTACTCGGCGAAGCCGAGGGAATCGCCGCATGGGCGGTCCGCGGAGCCGTCGACTGGTTCGCCGACGGACTACAAGACCCACAGGTCATCACGGGCGCATCACAGGAGTATCGGGAAACCTCAGACCCGCTCGCGGGGTTCCTTCCCGGGGTCCTGGAACGCTGCGACGAATCCACTTTGATAAGCGGAAACGCCGCCTTTAACTCCTACCTCGAATGGTGCACGGCGGAAAACCTACCCGCTAAGGAGCAGTGGACGCGACGCGCCTTTTACGACGCCATGGAGGAACGGGGGGCCGTGCGGAAGAAGACGAACAAGGGAATTGCGCTGGGTGGGCTCCGCCTTGCCGACGATGGGCCGGAGCCGGGGGGCCCGGGGATCTTCAGGACCTGA
- a CDS encoding DNA polymerase — MQIFRHEVAGETITVRVPEDADDLEQFRKWLSRARLRGPVAVDTETTGLDVFSPTFRLRTVQFGDTRDAWVILYERGGYHASYARDALLRCREILIHNSAYDWLVIEQCAGIPFDDLAPYTTDTRILAALCDPRQPQEGGIGTALKPLSAKWIDPAAPDTQGGLTKVFNSLGFTKETGWANIPLTHPTFLLYAGLDVILTARLAPVLRRELGRLGVRPELVAYEHEIARLCATMQRTGLLVDQDYAAPLARRLAEETEKYSTVAARYGVTKVGSAGQVADALGGMGETLTERTGSGALKVDKQVLLPLADLDRDWQRIGAREPNPLAYAVLRAKRASKWGVTYAERFMSKLDAGGRLHSTISPLAARTGRMSVTDGLHQLPSSDHVIRRAILAEPGHVMVSVDFQAIEMRVLAALANIKAMKSGFISGGEKFDIHAYTARLIKGDAATPKDRKVFKGAGFGKVYGGGIKTIARQTGATEAEIAQAVVAYDRAFPEIKRASARWQREAFQNGMVFVSATGRRLPLDRDRTYAVVNYACQSVARDVLGQAMLNVESAGLLEFCRLPIHDELLASVPARDAEEIAREFKRCMTWSLYGVPIEADAEIGGRSWGSLYGADF, encoded by the coding sequence ATGCAGATATTCCGGCACGAGGTGGCCGGCGAGACCATAACCGTGCGCGTCCCCGAGGACGCGGACGACCTAGAGCAGTTCCGTAAATGGCTGTCCCGTGCGCGGCTGCGGGGGCCTGTTGCCGTCGACACCGAAACCACTGGACTTGATGTGTTCAGCCCCACGTTCAGGCTGCGGACCGTCCAGTTCGGAGACACGCGGGACGCATGGGTAATCCTGTACGAGCGAGGCGGTTACCACGCTTCCTATGCTCGCGACGCGCTGCTACGGTGCCGCGAAATCCTGATTCACAATTCCGCCTATGACTGGCTAGTCATCGAACAGTGCGCGGGAATCCCCTTCGACGACCTAGCACCCTACACGACCGACACCCGCATTCTCGCGGCCCTCTGCGATCCGAGACAACCCCAAGAGGGCGGAATCGGGACCGCACTCAAACCGCTATCGGCAAAGTGGATCGACCCTGCCGCCCCGGACACTCAGGGGGGCCTTACAAAAGTTTTCAATTCTCTCGGGTTCACCAAGGAAACCGGGTGGGCCAATATCCCGCTTACGCACCCCACTTTTCTGCTGTACGCGGGCCTTGACGTGATCCTGACGGCGCGGCTCGCCCCCGTGCTGCGAAGGGAGCTGGGCCGGCTCGGCGTGCGCCCCGAGCTGGTGGCGTACGAACACGAGATAGCGAGGCTCTGCGCGACCATGCAGCGCACGGGGCTGCTGGTGGACCAGGACTACGCGGCCCCACTCGCCCGCCGGCTCGCCGAGGAAACCGAGAAGTACAGCACCGTCGCTGCCCGGTACGGCGTGACCAAGGTTGGGTCCGCCGGGCAGGTCGCGGATGCCCTCGGGGGCATGGGCGAGACGCTGACCGAGCGGACCGGCTCGGGCGCACTCAAGGTCGACAAGCAAGTCTTGCTACCCCTCGCGGACCTGGATCGGGACTGGCAGCGCATCGGGGCCCGCGAGCCAAATCCTCTTGCCTACGCGGTACTTCGGGCCAAAAGGGCGAGCAAGTGGGGCGTTACCTACGCCGAGCGGTTCATGTCCAAGCTCGACGCCGGGGGCAGGCTGCACAGCACCATTTCCCCCCTTGCAGCGCGCACAGGCCGCATGTCCGTGACGGACGGGCTGCACCAGCTGCCGAGTTCGGACCACGTGATCCGCCGCGCGATCCTCGCCGAGCCCGGACACGTCATGGTCTCGGTGGACTTTCAGGCAATTGAAATGCGGGTGTTGGCAGCCCTCGCCAACATAAAGGCCATGAAATCCGGATTCATAAGCGGTGGCGAGAAGTTCGATATCCACGCCTATACCGCCCGCCTCATTAAGGGCGACGCTGCCACTCCGAAGGATCGAAAAGTCTTCAAGGGTGCTGGCTTCGGAAAAGTGTACGGGGGTGGGATAAAAACCATTGCGCGGCAGACCGGAGCCACCGAAGCGGAAATTGCTCAAGCGGTCGTCGCATACGACCGGGCCTTTCCGGAGATCAAGCGAGCGTCGGCTCGGTGGCAGCGCGAGGCATTCCAGAACGGCATGGTGTTCGTCTCCGCGACGGGCCGAAGGCTTCCGCTGGACCGGGACCGCACCTACGCCGTGGTTAATTATGCCTGTCAAAGCGTCGCCCGCGATGTCCTCGGGCAAGCCATGCTGAATGTCGAGTCCGCCGGGCTGCTCGAATTCTGCCGCTTGCCAATCCACGATGAGTTGTTGGCGTCAGTGCCCGCTAGAGATGCCGAAGAGATTGCCCGAGAGTTCAAGCGCTGTATGACGTGGTCGCTCTATGGGGTGCCGATCGAAGCTGACGCGGAAATAGGGGGCCGGTCGTGGGGGTCGCTTTACGGCGCTGATTTCTAA
- a CDS encoding sigma factor, with amino-acid sequence MTTLTHAQISAAKNNDLSAVSEVIRETESLVSSRARKIVGTSGPSDLVEDLTQIGRITVWQAIKTFVGDEPNQFMAHIDRAVTRAMEDARREATRPGVAPRVAKAFEDAISKAVGDPYAAERIATTDAMGRDKMSPELARAARLSWLGVDSLDRPFNAPLLGPGVNRPGSSGDSIP; translated from the coding sequence ATGACGACGCTCACCCACGCTCAGATCTCCGCCGCCAAGAACAACGACCTCTCCGCGGTAAGTGAAGTGATCCGGGAAACCGAATCGCTGGTTTCCTCCCGGGCACGGAAGATCGTCGGTACCAGCGGCCCTAGCGACCTGGTGGAGGATCTGACACAGATCGGCCGCATCACGGTCTGGCAGGCAATCAAGACGTTCGTCGGCGATGAGCCCAACCAGTTCATGGCCCACATCGACCGGGCAGTGACGCGCGCTATGGAGGATGCCCGGCGGGAAGCTACCCGCCCCGGGGTTGCTCCCCGCGTGGCGAAGGCTTTTGAGGATGCGATCTCAAAGGCTGTTGGTGACCCGTACGCGGCGGAGCGCATCGCCACCACGGACGCCATGGGCCGCGACAAGATGAGCCCCGAACTCGCCCGCGCAGCGCGCCTTTCGTGGCTCGGCGTCGATTCGCTCGACCGCCCTTTCAACGCTCCGCTGCTCGGGCCCGGAGTGAACCGCCCCGGGTCGAGTGGAGACTCAATTCCGTGA
- a CDS encoding IS3 family transposase has translation MARPSSYPVELRKRAVRMVGEVRGDYPNESAAVRAVAQKLGIGSAETLRNWVRRDEIDSGQRPGTTSEESAAMKALKKENAELRRANDILKAAASFFAAELDRPHTLVAFIDEHRARFGGVEPICRVLAEHDCKIAPSTYYAAKKRAAEPSARQVRDAVLKDAITEVHEANYRVYGARKVWRELHRQGHTVARCTVERLMRELGITGAVRGRKVITTIQDSSVERAPDLLDRKFVASAPNRYWVADFTHVKTWSGVVYVAFVVDTFSRRIVGWSAATSKETKLVLDTLDMALWQRDRDEHPHRRGELIHHSDAGSQYTSFRLAEHLAAAGIAASIGSVGDAYDNALMESAIGLFKTELIKPGRPWRTLSQVELATAEWVDWYCHRRLHGEIGHIPPVEYETNYYRATTKPQVTTAI, from the coding sequence ATGGCACGCCCTTCCTCTTATCCCGTTGAGCTGCGCAAACGAGCGGTTCGTATGGTCGGCGAGGTCCGCGGTGACTACCCGAACGAGTCGGCTGCCGTGCGGGCGGTCGCCCAGAAGCTCGGTATCGGTTCGGCCGAGACCCTGCGGAACTGGGTCAGGCGGGACGAGATCGACTCCGGGCAGCGTCCGGGCACGACGTCGGAGGAGTCCGCGGCGATGAAGGCGTTGAAGAAGGAGAACGCCGAATTGCGCCGCGCGAACGACATCCTGAAGGCTGCGGCGTCTTTCTTCGCGGCCGAGCTCGACCGGCCACACACGCTCGTAGCGTTCATCGACGAGCACCGGGCCCGCTTCGGCGGTGTCGAGCCGATCTGCCGCGTACTCGCCGAGCACGACTGCAAGATCGCCCCCTCCACCTACTACGCGGCGAAGAAACGCGCCGCCGAACCTTCGGCCAGACAGGTGCGGGACGCCGTCCTCAAGGACGCGATCACCGAGGTCCACGAGGCCAACTACCGTGTCTACGGCGCCAGGAAAGTCTGGCGCGAGCTGCACCGACAGGGCCACACCGTGGCCCGGTGCACCGTCGAACGTCTCATGCGCGAGCTCGGCATCACCGGCGCCGTCCGCGGAAGGAAGGTCATCACCACGATCCAGGACAGCAGCGTCGAGCGGGCACCGGACCTGCTGGACCGCAAGTTCGTCGCGTCGGCCCCCAACCGCTACTGGGTCGCCGACTTCACCCACGTCAAGACCTGGTCGGGGGTCGTCTACGTCGCCTTCGTCGTCGACACCTTCTCCCGCCGGATCGTCGGCTGGTCCGCTGCCACATCGAAGGAGACCAAGCTCGTCCTGGACACTCTGGACATGGCCCTGTGGCAACGCGACCGCGATGAACACCCCCACCGGCGCGGCGAGTTGATACATCATTCCGATGCCGGGTCGCAGTACACGAGCTTCCGGCTCGCCGAGCACCTGGCAGCCGCCGGCATCGCCGCCTCGATCGGCTCGGTCGGCGACGCCTACGACAACGCCCTCATGGAGTCCGCGATCGGCCTGTTCAAGACCGAGCTGATCAAACCGGGGCGCCCCTGGAGGACTCTTTCCCAGGTCGAGCTCGCTACCGCGGAGTGGGTGGACTGGTACTGCCACCGCCGGCTCCACGGTGAAATAGGGCACATCCCACCCGTCGAATACGAGACCAACTACTACCGCGCGACCACGAAACCCCAGGTCACAACCGCAATATGA
- a CDS encoding DUF397 domain-containing protein — protein sequence MTESPRWFTSSYSSGGGQCVEVAANLAATRNVVPVRDSKDTSGPVLGFSAAAFSSFVAGVKAETFAG from the coding sequence ATGACCGAGTCCCCCCGTTGGTTCACCTCTTCGTACAGCAGCGGCGGCGGGCAGTGCGTCGAGGTCGCTGCCAACCTTGCCGCGACGCGCAACGTCGTCCCCGTCCGTGACTCCAAGGACACGAGCGGCCCGGTTCTCGGCTTCTCTGCCGCCGCGTTCTCGTCGTTCGTGGCGGGTGTCAAGGCGGAGACGTTCGCCGGCTGA
- a CDS encoding helix-turn-helix transcriptional regulator, with translation MVYRVELNPDASPEAAYGARLRQFREARGWTQEQLADQGAYTGKHISAVETARKSPTLGFSRDVDAALGTADTADSFEREWREIRQGSLIEGFPEYVTHEARAAEIRLYEVGVIPGLLQTPEYAAAIQGGEVKRGACTPEQAEERVALVAQRQEVLVRHRPPLVFVVLDESCIRRPVGTAAVWDAQLARLTAFAELPNSAVHVAPFTMGERRACTLPVTVLTLPDRTLMSYAESSQRGHLEKESRYALPMLTAYHQLQTESLSQAASLDMIDQVRKGTP, from the coding sequence ATGGTCTACCGCGTGGAGTTAAACCCCGATGCGAGCCCGGAGGCGGCATACGGCGCACGTCTCCGGCAGTTCCGGGAGGCAAGGGGCTGGACCCAGGAACAGCTAGCAGACCAAGGGGCATATACCGGCAAGCATATTTCCGCAGTTGAAACCGCCCGCAAGTCGCCAACTCTCGGCTTCTCAAGAGATGTTGACGCGGCGCTCGGCACGGCAGACACCGCCGATTCGTTCGAGCGAGAGTGGCGTGAGATCCGGCAGGGCTCCTTGATCGAGGGGTTCCCGGAGTACGTCACCCACGAGGCTCGGGCAGCAGAAATCCGGCTGTACGAAGTGGGGGTGATACCAGGGCTTCTACAAACCCCGGAGTACGCGGCAGCGATCCAGGGGGGAGAGGTGAAGCGCGGAGCTTGCACACCCGAGCAGGCCGAGGAGCGGGTGGCCCTGGTGGCGCAGCGACAGGAAGTACTAGTGCGGCACCGTCCACCCCTGGTCTTCGTGGTGCTGGATGAAAGCTGCATCCGTCGCCCCGTGGGGACCGCCGCGGTGTGGGACGCACAGTTGGCGCGTCTCACCGCGTTCGCCGAACTGCCAAACAGCGCGGTCCACGTTGCCCCGTTCACCATGGGCGAGCGTCGCGCCTGCACCCTCCCCGTGACTGTTCTAACGCTTCCAGACCGCACCCTGATGTCTTACGCGGAGTCGTCCCAGCGCGGACACCTTGAGAAGGAAAGCCGCTACGCGCTACCGATGCTGACGGCCTACCATCAACTACAAACCGAGTCGCTGTCCCAAGCGGCGTCTCTGGACATGATTGACCAGGTACGAAAGGGCACCCCGTAA
- a CDS encoding NUDIX domain-containing protein: MDEREPATGRTGARVGATVLVRDDTGALLLVRPPRETEWRLPGGVAYAGETIAGAAARDLAEETGLVLDVVFFAALGVAPHGRAEGGRAGFNLVGDGGTVDAKEAARVAVPEGAEDRVAELRWVPLDQLGEHASALGTWRIRQALAAFAHGRQPLLLNGLVAA; this comes from the coding sequence ATGGACGAGAGAGAGCCTGCAACGGGGCGCACCGGCGCCCGAGTTGGGGCGACGGTTTTGGTCCGGGACGACACCGGGGCACTACTTCTGGTGAGGCCCCCCCGCGAGACCGAATGGCGCCTGCCCGGTGGCGTGGCCTACGCGGGAGAGACCATCGCCGGTGCTGCCGCCCGTGACCTGGCCGAGGAAACCGGCTTGGTGCTCGATGTGGTGTTCTTCGCCGCGCTCGGGGTCGCGCCCCACGGGCGGGCAGAGGGCGGAAGGGCCGGGTTCAACCTGGTTGGCGACGGCGGCACGGTGGATGCCAAGGAAGCCGCCCGAGTTGCCGTCCCCGAGGGTGCCGAAGACCGGGTGGCCGAACTCCGCTGGGTTCCGCTGGACCAGCTCGGCGAGCACGCGTCCGCACTCGGGACGTGGCGTATCCGTCAAGCTTTGGCGGCATTCGCCCACGGCCGGCAGCCGCTTTTGTTGAACGGTTTGGTGGCAGCGTGA
- a CDS encoding NUDIX domain-containing protein, translating into MKRIVAKLWRLIRGPLQWRVLWFAHAKFMVGVTGVVRNDAGQVLLLKHRMWPPETPWGLPTGYAIKGEEFPLTIVREVKEETGLDVKPGRLVHVRSGYKLRVEVAYEAMHVGGTLKIDSFEILEAKWFHLNSLPTGMQETHRQLIGVPPSGR; encoded by the coding sequence ATGAAGCGCATCGTTGCCAAGCTCTGGCGACTCATCCGGGGCCCCCTGCAATGGCGGGTGCTCTGGTTCGCGCACGCGAAGTTCATGGTGGGGGTGACCGGTGTTGTGCGGAACGATGCGGGTCAAGTCTTGCTGCTCAAGCACCGCATGTGGCCCCCGGAAACGCCGTGGGGGCTTCCTACCGGTTACGCGATCAAGGGCGAGGAATTCCCGCTGACGATCGTCCGGGAGGTAAAGGAAGAGACCGGGCTTGACGTCAAGCCGGGCCGTCTTGTCCACGTGCGGAGCGGCTACAAACTCCGGGTGGAAGTCGCCTACGAGGCGATGCACGTCGGAGGAACCCTGAAGATCGATTCGTTCGAAATCTTGGAGGCGAAGTGGTTCCATTTGAACTCGCTGCCGACGGGGATGCAGGAGACCCACCGGCAGCTCATCGGGGTACCTCCCTCGGGCCGTTAG
- a CDS encoding GntR family transcriptional regulator, whose product MPESPQNPHAPHAPYMTVLDALTAEIKTGKLKPGEKIPSDSELVARFGVARMTARRAVGVLRERGLVRTEWGRGSFVAEPADDQADA is encoded by the coding sequence ATGCCCGAGAGCCCGCAGAACCCGCATGCGCCGCACGCGCCGTACATGACCGTGCTGGACGCGCTCACGGCGGAAATCAAGACGGGCAAGCTCAAGCCGGGAGAGAAAATCCCGTCGGATTCAGAGCTGGTCGCGCGCTTCGGCGTCGCCCGGATGACCGCGCGTCGAGCCGTAGGGGTACTCCGCGAACGGGGGCTTGTCCGCACCGAGTGGGGTCGCGGAAGCTTCGTTGCCGAGCCGGCGGACGACCAGGCCGACGCGTAG
- a CDS encoding VOC family protein, with product MTSAIRHITVDCADPYALAGFWASALGGELAADDFPGDPEASVHAGAHGLLFVRVEEKKAVKNRLHLDLQPQDRTRDEEVARLIGLGATLYEDHRKPDGAGWVTLHDPNTSINQF from the coding sequence ATGACCTCTGCCATCCGTCACATCACCGTCGACTGCGCCGATCCGTACGCCCTCGCGGGCTTCTGGGCCTCCGCGTTGGGCGGCGAGCTTGCCGCCGACGACTTTCCGGGTGACCCCGAGGCCTCGGTCCACGCCGGGGCGCACGGGCTGCTCTTCGTCAGGGTCGAGGAGAAGAAGGCCGTCAAGAACCGGCTGCACCTCGACCTCCAGCCACAGGACCGCACCCGGGACGAGGAGGTGGCCCGGCTGATCGGTCTCGGGGCCACGCTGTACGAGGACCACCGCAAGCCGGACGGGGCGGGGTGGGTGACACTGCACGACCCCAACACATCAATCAACCAGTTCTGA